In the Marinomonas algicola genome, one interval contains:
- a CDS encoding type I restriction endonuclease subunit R, with translation MVSQTNEQALESAIEKCLAGISTEELKEGLSQQSLGAGYFIGAASDFNMQYAIDERFFWQFLQKTQEVELAKLQKNNPSDWQRKLLERFDRLIKKHGILHLLKKGLSVDDAHFNLLYPAPLASSSEKVKQNFADNVFSCTRQVRYSMANPLQEIDMVLFINGIPLITLELKNAWTGQTARYHGQKQYRDDRDATQPLLTFGRCLVHMAVDTDEVYMTTKLSGGSTFFLPFNKGHNLGQGNPPNRSFDGIGGHKTAYLWQEVFTKESLANIIQHFVRLDGSSKDPLPKRTLFFPRYHQLDVVRKLVDHAAQHGVGQTYLIQHSAGSGKSNSITWAAYQLIETYPASSDVAGGKSLEQPLFDSVIVVTDRRLLDKQLRDNIKAFSEVKNIIAPANKSSELKQALENGKKIIITTIQKFPFIIDGIADLSDKRFAVIIDEAHSSQSGSAHDNMNRAMGKSEIEEAEDAQDKILQAMKSRKMRGNASYLAFTATPKNSTLEKFGQRQEDGSFKPFHLYSMKQAIEEGFILDVLANYTTYKSYYEIEKSIADNPEFDTKKAQKKLRAYVERSQQTIDTKAEIMLEHFVPHVVNAKKLKGKGKGMVVTQNIETAIRYYKAIKRILEEQGNPFKVAIAFSGTKEVDGIEYTEADINGFAESDTKDMFDTDEYRLLVVANKYLTGFDQPKLCAMYVDKKLASVLCVQTLSRLNRSAPKWGKKTEDLFVLDFFNSVEDIQSAFDPFYTATSLSQATDINVLHELKDEMDDVGVYEWYEVEDFVTRYFKNEDAQTLSPIIDVAAARFDHELELEAEAKVDFKIKAKQFVKIYGQMASIMPYEMVSWEKLFWFLKFLIPKLKVEDPDADAIDELLDSVDLSSYGLQRVKLNHSIKLSDQEAELDPQNPNPRGAHGGEKETDPLDEIIRTFNERWFQGWSATPEEQKVKFVNIAESIRNHPDFESKYKNNPDPHNRDLAFEKMLKEIMLQRRKDELELYKLFAGDSAFKASWTQSMQRMVGM, from the coding sequence ATGGTCAGTCAAACCAATGAACAAGCATTAGAGTCGGCCATTGAGAAATGTCTGGCTGGGATCAGTACTGAAGAGCTCAAAGAGGGGCTGAGTCAACAGTCACTGGGTGCTGGATACTTCATTGGTGCTGCTAGTGACTTTAATATGCAATATGCCATTGATGAACGTTTTTTCTGGCAATTTCTGCAAAAGACACAGGAAGTAGAGCTAGCCAAACTACAAAAGAATAACCCCTCAGATTGGCAGCGTAAGTTACTCGAACGATTTGACCGACTAATTAAGAAACATGGCATTCTGCATTTACTTAAGAAAGGGCTAAGCGTAGACGATGCTCACTTCAATTTGCTATATCCAGCCCCTTTGGCAAGCAGTAGTGAGAAGGTAAAGCAAAACTTTGCAGATAACGTGTTTAGTTGTACTCGCCAAGTGCGCTATTCCATGGCAAATCCCCTACAAGAAATCGACATGGTATTGTTTATTAACGGAATACCATTGATAACGCTGGAGTTGAAGAACGCATGGACGGGGCAAACAGCACGTTATCACGGCCAAAAGCAGTATCGGGATGATCGAGATGCAACTCAGCCATTGCTGACCTTTGGCCGCTGCCTAGTTCATATGGCGGTCGATACCGACGAAGTGTATATGACCACCAAGTTATCAGGTGGCAGTACCTTCTTCTTGCCGTTCAATAAAGGACACAATCTTGGACAGGGTAATCCACCGAACCGCTCTTTTGACGGTATAGGGGGCCATAAAACGGCATACCTATGGCAAGAAGTATTCACCAAAGAAAGCTTGGCGAATATTATTCAGCATTTTGTGCGTCTGGATGGGTCAAGCAAAGATCCATTACCAAAGCGAACCCTGTTCTTTCCTCGATACCACCAATTGGATGTGGTGAGAAAATTGGTAGACCATGCTGCCCAGCACGGTGTCGGTCAGACTTACTTAATTCAACACTCTGCCGGTTCAGGTAAGTCTAATTCGATTACCTGGGCTGCTTATCAGTTAATTGAAACCTATCCTGCTTCGTCTGATGTAGCCGGTGGAAAAAGCTTGGAGCAGCCGTTATTTGATTCTGTAATTGTGGTTACCGATAGACGCCTATTGGACAAGCAGCTGCGGGATAACATTAAAGCGTTTTCTGAAGTAAAGAACATTATTGCCCCGGCGAACAAGTCTTCTGAGCTTAAGCAAGCGCTGGAGAATGGCAAAAAGATCATTATAACGACGATTCAGAAATTTCCGTTTATTATTGATGGTATCGCCGATCTCAGTGACAAGCGCTTTGCGGTGATCATCGATGAAGCACACAGCTCACAGTCTGGTTCGGCGCATGACAATATGAACCGAGCGATGGGCAAGTCTGAAATCGAAGAGGCCGAAGATGCTCAGGATAAAATCCTTCAAGCGATGAAATCGCGCAAGATGCGCGGGAATGCGTCGTACCTGGCATTTACAGCGACACCAAAAAACAGCACTTTGGAGAAATTTGGTCAACGCCAAGAAGATGGCTCTTTCAAGCCGTTTCACTTGTATTCGATGAAACAAGCTATTGAAGAAGGCTTCATCTTGGATGTCCTGGCAAATTATACGACGTACAAAAGTTATTATGAGATTGAGAAATCAATCGCTGATAACCCTGAGTTTGATACCAAAAAGGCACAGAAAAAACTCAGAGCTTATGTAGAGCGAAGCCAGCAAACAATTGATACCAAGGCAGAGATTATGCTGGAGCATTTTGTTCCACATGTCGTGAATGCGAAAAAGCTCAAAGGTAAAGGTAAGGGAATGGTGGTCACTCAAAATATTGAGACGGCCATTCGATACTACAAAGCGATTAAGCGGATACTTGAGGAGCAAGGAAACCCGTTTAAAGTTGCCATTGCTTTCTCAGGAACCAAAGAAGTTGACGGTATTGAATATACCGAAGCAGATATTAATGGTTTTGCCGAGTCAGATACCAAAGATATGTTTGATACCGATGAGTATCGACTTTTAGTGGTTGCTAACAAGTATCTGACTGGGTTTGACCAGCCTAAGCTTTGCGCCATGTATGTGGACAAGAAGCTCGCCAGTGTCTTGTGTGTACAGACATTGTCTCGTCTCAATCGAAGTGCGCCAAAATGGGGTAAAAAAACTGAAGACCTGTTTGTTTTAGACTTTTTCAACTCGGTTGAAGATATTCAGTCAGCATTCGATCCTTTCTACACAGCAACGTCATTGTCGCAGGCTACAGATATAAACGTGCTGCACGAGTTGAAGGATGAAATGGACGATGTCGGTGTGTACGAGTGGTATGAAGTTGAAGACTTTGTGACGCGTTATTTCAAGAATGAAGACGCCCAGACACTCAGTCCAATCATTGATGTTGCAGCAGCGCGGTTTGACCATGAGCTGGAGCTTGAAGCTGAAGCTAAAGTGGACTTTAAGATTAAAGCCAAGCAGTTCGTGAAAATCTATGGGCAGATGGCGTCTATCATGCCTTATGAAATGGTCAGCTGGGAAAAACTGTTTTGGTTCCTGAAGTTTTTAATACCGAAATTGAAAGTGGAAGATCCCGATGCAGATGCTATTGATGAGCTTCTCGATTCTGTCGATCTGAGTTCATACGGTTTGCAACGTGTGAAGCTTAACCACAGCATTAAGCTTAGTGACCAAGAAGCGGAGCTTGATCCTCAAAATCCGAACCCACGTGGGGCGCATGGCGGTGAAAAAGAAACTGACCCGCTGGATGAAATCATTCGCACATTTAATGAACGATGGTTCCAGGGCTGGAGTGCCACACCTGAAGAGCAAAAGGTTAAGTTCGTGAACATCGCTGAGAGTATCCGCAATCACCCAGATTTTGAATCTAAATACAAAAACAACCCAGATCCTCATAATCGAGATTTGGCCTTCGAAAAAATGCTCAAGGAAATTATGCTGCAACGCCGTAAAGATGAACTTGAGCTCTACAAGTTGTTCGCAGGAGATTCAGCATTTAAAGCCTCGTGGACGCAAAGTATGCAACGAATGGTAGGTATGTAG
- a CDS encoding DUF4268 domain-containing protein, giving the protein MFTVNHQTNRISPVKTKKFSELGFTERKHLQEWLAHEPSALGEELLIIQKEFDGFDDTRERLDLLALDKDGNLVIIENKMDDSGRDVVWQALKYASYCASLTKAQIVEIYQQYLDRYEPVIGEVDLLNAPASAALSASQRICEFLDAPDLDELKLNLGNSQRIMLVAANFRKEVTSTALWLLGQGISIACFKITPYSLGEQLLINIDQIIPTPEAKELMIGINAKEAEEKTTEVVLKNRHTVRRAYWERALEAFQKSACQLYNNISPSKDHWLSAGSGLSGCPYNLIFLQKELRVELWISRGVTEDNKYLFDLLSQSKQDIEHTFGAELEWMRLDEKKSCRIQFSTKADGFNKDTWPQAVAWHLEQMTKLEKALKGPLQKAAEAMKQKNFD; this is encoded by the coding sequence ATGTTCACGGTAAATCATCAGACCAACAGGATTAGTCCAGTTAAGACCAAGAAGTTCAGTGAGTTGGGCTTTACTGAGCGCAAGCATCTTCAGGAGTGGTTGGCACACGAGCCTTCCGCATTGGGTGAAGAGCTGTTGATTATTCAAAAGGAGTTTGATGGCTTTGATGACACCCGTGAACGTTTAGATTTACTGGCGCTGGATAAAGATGGCAATTTGGTCATTATTGAAAACAAGATGGACGACAGTGGCCGAGACGTGGTGTGGCAGGCGCTTAAATATGCTTCTTACTGCGCCAGTTTAACCAAAGCGCAAATAGTTGAAATTTACCAGCAGTACTTAGACCGCTATGAGCCTGTAATAGGAGAGGTTGACCTGTTAAATGCCCCTGCAAGTGCCGCTCTTAGTGCCAGTCAAAGAATATGTGAGTTTTTGGATGCGCCCGATCTGGATGAGTTAAAGCTCAACCTGGGTAACAGCCAGCGCATTATGTTAGTTGCGGCGAACTTTCGCAAAGAAGTGACTAGCACCGCGCTGTGGTTATTGGGTCAAGGCATTAGCATTGCCTGCTTCAAAATCACGCCTTATTCACTGGGTGAACAGCTACTGATTAATATTGACCAGATCATCCCAACGCCAGAAGCGAAAGAGTTGATGATCGGCATTAATGCCAAGGAAGCGGAAGAAAAAACCACCGAAGTGGTACTAAAAAACCGCCATACGGTGCGGCGCGCGTACTGGGAGCGTGCCTTAGAGGCGTTTCAGAAAAGCGCTTGCCAACTCTATAACAACATTAGCCCAAGCAAAGATCATTGGTTATCAGCAGGCTCAGGGCTAAGTGGATGTCCGTATAACCTGATATTTCTGCAAAAAGAGCTTCGAGTAGAGCTTTGGATCAGCCGTGGGGTTACCGAAGATAATAAATACCTTTTTGACTTATTGAGTCAGTCCAAACAAGACATTGAGCATACTTTTGGTGCAGAACTTGAGTGGATGAGGCTGGATGAGAAGAAATCTTGCCGTATCCAGTTTTCGACCAAAGCTGATGGGTTTAACAAAGATACGTGGCCCCAAGCGGTTGCGTGGCACTTAGAGCAGATGACAAAGTTAGAAAAAGCCTTAAAAGGACCGCTGCAAAAAGCGGCTGAGGCAATGAAACAGAAGAATTTTGATTAA
- a CDS encoding restriction endonuclease subunit S, which produces MANLSVINLNNVTAVGAKREGMDSPSHSLALLPKYESYKESGAEWLGEIPDNWELISLKRLLKFHTGGTPPSGNQQFYDGDLPWITIADLNERFTNRHHCLSRLGVRQARIPLTPKGSLLYSFKLSIGQVAFASTDIYTNEAIASFIPRDNLNLNYYYYALPIFLENNAAVNIYGAKLLNQDLIKNAWILKLDDDEQTRIANFLDQKTTQIDEAIAIKEQQISLLKERKQIIIQQAVTQGLDPNVPMKDSGVDWIGKIPAHWEVKRLKYVLEERNERSKTGEEPLFMVSQIHGLVVRADYHDKAEVAASNIDNKVVYKNDLVFNKLKAHLGVFFKSNIEFKGLVSPDYAVYKCKEHISDAKYLEILFRHPSYIQQFIIRATGVVEGLIRLYTGDLFDIPVPVAPSGEQAEILAYTKSQSSAYEKAIEIQQNQIEKLKEYKTSLINSAVTGKIKITPEMVEQ; this is translated from the coding sequence ATGGCAAATTTATCGGTAATAAATTTGAACAACGTCACTGCCGTTGGCGCGAAGCGCGAGGGCATGGACAGCCCGAGTCATAGTTTAGCGTTGCTGCCGAAATATGAGTCTTATAAGGAGTCTGGTGCAGAATGGTTAGGTGAGATTCCTGATAATTGGGAACTAATCTCCTTAAAACGTTTACTCAAGTTCCATACAGGCGGGACTCCACCCTCAGGAAATCAACAGTTTTATGATGGTGACTTACCATGGATCACAATTGCCGATCTTAATGAAAGGTTTACTAATAGGCATCATTGTTTGTCTCGTCTAGGTGTACGTCAGGCTCGTATACCATTAACTCCGAAAGGTAGTTTGTTATACAGCTTCAAACTATCTATTGGTCAAGTAGCGTTTGCTAGTACTGATATATATACAAACGAAGCCATCGCATCGTTTATTCCTAGAGATAACTTAAATCTTAATTACTATTATTATGCGCTACCAATTTTTCTAGAAAACAATGCAGCGGTTAATATCTACGGCGCTAAGCTTCTGAATCAAGATTTAATTAAGAATGCATGGATTCTAAAGCTGGATGATGATGAACAAACCCGTATCGCCAACTTTCTCGACCAGAAAACCACTCAAATCGACGAAGCGATTGCTATCAAAGAGCAGCAAATTAGCCTGCTGAAAGAGCGTAAGCAGATCATCATTCAACAGGCGGTGACCCAAGGACTTGATCCCAATGTGCCAATGAAAGACTCCGGTGTGGATTGGATAGGTAAGATTCCAGCGCATTGGGAAGTGAAGCGGCTGAAATATGTTTTAGAAGAGAGGAACGAACGCTCTAAAACAGGAGAGGAACCTCTGTTTATGGTCAGTCAAATTCATGGGCTTGTTGTGAGGGCTGATTATCACGACAAGGCAGAAGTGGCTGCCAGTAATATCGATAATAAAGTCGTTTATAAGAATGATTTGGTTTTTAATAAGCTTAAAGCACACCTCGGAGTCTTCTTTAAAAGCAACATTGAATTTAAAGGATTAGTTAGTCCTGATTATGCCGTCTATAAATGTAAGGAACATATTTCAGACGCCAAATACTTGGAGATATTATTCCGTCACCCTTCATATATTCAGCAATTCATTATCAGGGCGACAGGAGTTGTTGAAGGATTGATTCGCCTGTATACAGGTGATCTTTTTGATATTCCCGTGCCAGTAGCACCATCAGGTGAACAAGCTGAAATTTTGGCATATACAAAAAGTCAATCTAGTGCATATGAGAAAGCTATCGAGATACAACAGAATCAAATCGAAAAGCTCAAAGAATACAAAACCTCCCTGATCAACAGCGCCGTGACAGGGAAAATAAAAATCACCCCAGAAATGGTTGAGCAATAG
- a CDS encoding type I restriction-modification system subunit M: MDHSVHNKLISFIWNIADDCLRDVYVRGKYRDVILPMVVLRRLDTLLEPTKEAVLEEVKFQKEEMQATELDDEPLKAASGYVFYNTSKWTLKSLFNTATNNQQILLANFEEYLLGFSDNVKEIIECFNLKSQIRHMASKQVLLDVVEKFVSPYINLTHETVEDPDGNKMPALTNLGMGYVFEELIRKFNEENNEEAGEHFTPREVIELMTHLVFDPVKDQLPLTMTVYDPACGSGGMLTESQNFIEEKYPNDSRDVYLYGKEINDETYAICKSDMMIKGNNPENIKVGSTLSTDEFAASRFDFMLSNPPYGKSWASEQKHIKDGSDVIDPRFKVSLKDYWGNLEVVDATPRSSDGQLLFLMEMVNKMKDPSVSPLGSRIASVHNGSSLFTGDAGGGESNIRRFIIENDMLDAIVQLPNNLFYNTGITTYIWVLNNNKPEARKGKVQLIDASLLYRKLRKNLGNKNCEFAPEHITEITDTYLACVDVERALDANNDPIGIASKVFSNDDFGYYKVTIERPDRRRAKFTQDAIAPLRFDKQLSEVMEHVYAEHDERVYEKTGYGSDKKKSFLKSIEKDILSWCEENDISLNAKAKAKLLDVKHWLALKALLETSQTLMGDIGSSEFDDFNKFKTQVDKSLKAHAIKLSAPEKNAILNAVSWYDETAKKVVKKIVKLTGDKLNDLLERFDCEVADLPDFGYYPVPTADGGKKGEFITYETNSDLRDTESVPLTQSIYQYFLDEVKPHVDEAWINLDTVKIGYEISFNKYFYRHKPLRSLIDVATDIINLEQKAEGLIAQILGVNVAEVQGEA; this comes from the coding sequence ATGGATCATAGTGTACATAACAAGCTCATCTCCTTTATCTGGAACATTGCCGACGACTGCTTACGCGATGTGTACGTTCGCGGTAAGTACCGTGATGTGATTTTACCTATGGTGGTATTACGACGTTTAGATACGTTACTTGAACCCACCAAAGAAGCCGTGCTTGAAGAGGTAAAGTTCCAAAAAGAAGAGATGCAAGCCACGGAGCTTGATGATGAACCATTGAAGGCTGCCAGTGGTTATGTCTTTTACAATACATCTAAATGGACGCTGAAATCCCTGTTCAACACCGCGACTAATAACCAACAGATATTACTCGCCAACTTTGAAGAGTACCTGCTTGGCTTTAGCGATAATGTCAAAGAGATCATTGAGTGCTTTAACCTCAAATCGCAAATTCGTCATATGGCCTCCAAGCAAGTCCTTCTTGATGTCGTCGAGAAGTTTGTTTCCCCCTATATCAACCTAACTCATGAAACGGTCGAAGACCCAGATGGCAACAAGATGCCAGCCCTTACCAACCTGGGTATGGGTTACGTGTTCGAAGAGTTGATCCGCAAGTTCAACGAAGAAAACAACGAAGAAGCAGGCGAACACTTTACGCCACGTGAAGTTATTGAACTGATGACGCACTTGGTGTTTGACCCGGTGAAAGACCAGTTACCGCTTACCATGACAGTGTATGACCCTGCGTGTGGCAGCGGTGGTATGCTCACTGAATCTCAAAACTTCATTGAAGAAAAATACCCTAACGACAGCCGTGATGTTTACCTCTACGGCAAAGAGATCAACGACGAGACCTACGCGATTTGTAAATCGGACATGATGATCAAAGGCAACAACCCTGAGAACATAAAAGTAGGCTCAACCTTGTCTACCGATGAGTTTGCGGCTTCTCGCTTTGACTTTATGTTGTCTAATCCGCCATACGGTAAGAGTTGGGCGTCTGAACAGAAGCATATTAAAGATGGTAGTGACGTGATTGACCCGCGTTTTAAGGTTAGCCTGAAAGACTATTGGGGAAATCTCGAAGTGGTAGATGCCACGCCACGTTCAAGTGATGGCCAGCTGCTCTTTTTAATGGAAATGGTCAACAAGATGAAAGATCCGAGCGTAAGCCCATTAGGCAGCCGGATTGCTTCTGTTCATAATGGCTCATCGCTCTTTACCGGTGATGCGGGCGGTGGCGAAAGTAACATTCGTCGCTTCATCATTGAAAACGACATGCTAGATGCCATCGTTCAGTTACCTAATAACCTGTTCTACAACACCGGCATTACCACTTACATTTGGGTGTTGAACAACAATAAACCAGAGGCACGTAAAGGTAAGGTACAGCTGATTGACGCCAGCTTGCTATACCGTAAGTTGCGTAAGAACTTAGGTAACAAAAACTGCGAATTTGCGCCTGAGCACATCACGGAAATCACTGATACTTACCTCGCGTGTGTGGACGTTGAAAGAGCACTTGATGCAAACAATGATCCTATCGGTATCGCCAGTAAGGTGTTCAGCAATGACGATTTTGGCTACTACAAAGTCACTATCGAGCGCCCAGATCGCCGCAGAGCCAAGTTCACTCAAGACGCAATAGCCCCACTGCGTTTTGATAAGCAGCTCAGTGAAGTGATGGAGCACGTTTACGCAGAGCACGACGAACGCGTTTACGAAAAAACTGGCTATGGTTCTGACAAGAAAAAGAGCTTCTTAAAATCCATAGAGAAGGACATTCTTTCTTGGTGTGAAGAAAACGACATCAGTCTCAATGCCAAGGCTAAGGCAAAACTGCTTGATGTGAAGCACTGGCTGGCGCTAAAAGCATTGCTTGAAACGTCACAAACGCTGATGGGTGACATCGGTAGCAGTGAATTTGATGACTTCAATAAATTTAAAACCCAAGTTGATAAATCGCTAAAAGCCCATGCTATTAAGCTTTCAGCACCTGAGAAAAATGCCATTCTGAACGCGGTGAGCTGGTATGACGAAACCGCCAAGAAAGTGGTTAAAAAGATCGTTAAATTAACGGGTGATAAATTAAACGACCTGCTGGAGCGCTTTGATTGTGAAGTCGCTGACCTGCCAGATTTTGGTTATTACCCCGTTCCTACAGCAGACGGCGGTAAAAAGGGCGAGTTCATCACTTACGAGACCAATTCAGACCTGCGAGATACAGAATCTGTCCCGCTGACGCAAAGCATTTACCAGTACTTCCTAGACGAAGTGAAGCCACATGTTGATGAAGCATGGATAAACCTAGATACAGTAAAAATTGGCTATGAAATCAGCTTCAATAAGTATTTCTATCGTCATAAACCGCTGCGTAGTTTAATCGATGTCGCAACCGATATCATCAACCTAGAACAAAAAGCCGAAGGTCTTATTGCGCAGATATTGGGTGTGAACGTGGCGGAAGTTCAGGGAGAAGCGTAA
- a CDS encoding WYL domain-containing protein: protein MKLNKHDLSGSKPRTLLEELPQASRDRIAHIDFTLLFKGEAVRADLVERFSIAPTQATKDFTMYRELAPGNIEYDQKLKLHKRGEAFEPLFDYDVVRTLATISQGYGDGFTGKVKPPLACEAPYHLNKPCLSIVAKVTEAIHKGKALSITYVSLSSGETTREIVPHTLVDNGLRWHVRGYDRKHGEFRDFVLTRIKAAVVLEDSTLSPSVIKESELEIQDRQWNRFVELELVPHPRIEHSEAIELDYGMTGGVMKVEIRAATAGYLLRQWHVDCSTEHSLMGFEYQLWLRNSQALYGVTNLNLAPGRTS, encoded by the coding sequence ATGAAGCTGAATAAACATGATCTGTCTGGAAGCAAGCCTAGAACGCTTTTAGAAGAACTACCTCAAGCTAGCCGTGATCGTATTGCGCATATCGACTTTACCCTGTTATTCAAGGGAGAAGCGGTACGCGCTGATTTGGTTGAGCGTTTCAGTATAGCGCCAACACAGGCAACGAAAGACTTCACAATGTACCGAGAGCTTGCACCAGGCAATATTGAGTATGACCAAAAGCTCAAATTGCATAAGCGTGGTGAAGCTTTTGAGCCCTTGTTCGACTATGACGTTGTGAGAACGCTGGCGACGATTAGCCAAGGGTACGGAGATGGCTTTACTGGAAAGGTAAAACCACCTCTGGCTTGTGAAGCGCCTTATCACCTTAACAAGCCCTGTTTATCTATAGTGGCGAAGGTCACCGAGGCCATTCACAAAGGCAAAGCCTTGAGCATCACTTATGTGTCGTTATCGAGCGGTGAAACAACTCGTGAAATTGTGCCGCATACGCTGGTGGACAATGGCCTGCGTTGGCACGTTCGTGGTTATGACCGCAAGCATGGTGAGTTCCGTGACTTTGTATTGACCCGCATTAAAGCAGCGGTTGTGCTTGAAGATTCCACTTTGTCGCCTTCTGTTATCAAAGAAAGTGAGCTCGAAATCCAAGACCGACAATGGAACCGCTTTGTTGAATTGGAGTTAGTGCCGCACCCACGCATAGAGCACAGTGAAGCGATTGAGCTAGATTATGGCATGACGGGGGGCGTGATGAAGGTTGAGATTAGAGCTGCAACTGCTGGCTATTTGCTTCGCCAATGGCATGTGGATTGTTCTACGGAACACTCATTAATGGGCTTTGAGTATCAGCTTTGGTTGCGTAACAGCCAAGCACTTTATGGTGTCACAAACTTAAATCTAGCGCCTGGCAGAACAAGTTAA
- a CDS encoding 3'-5' exonuclease: MTRAPAPFPLERLADIPERPEDFRLLERIPLTREPQTWPLELSPMVGDEQPMVLLDTETTGLSFDDESIIELGMVKVLYSPSAQRIVSIVDVISLYEDPGKPIPELITELTGITDDMVQGQHIDDSLVASWLSDDPLVVAHNAQFDRPFFEKRFAGLGHLSWACSASGIDWKAFGFESRKLEYLLLRLGWFYEGHRAATDCLAMAWLFHLLPESVANLLSEADRRTVLVRAFGAPFDVKDYLKERGYRWHDGVKGANKHWWREISEDELPQEQTYLDDLYHRGSEHAHYDYKGARNRFKAS, translated from the coding sequence ATGACAAGAGCCCCTGCGCCATTTCCGCTAGAGCGTCTCGCGGATATCCCAGAAAGACCAGAAGATTTTAGATTGCTGGAGCGTATTCCATTAACGCGTGAGCCGCAGACTTGGCCACTTGAACTTTCTCCTATGGTCGGTGATGAACAGCCAATGGTGCTGCTCGATACAGAGACAACCGGACTGTCTTTCGATGATGAGTCCATTATTGAGCTTGGTATGGTTAAGGTGCTTTACAGCCCCTCTGCTCAGCGGATTGTGTCGATTGTTGATGTGATCAGCCTGTATGAAGATCCCGGCAAGCCAATCCCCGAGCTGATTACCGAGTTAACCGGTATCACCGATGATATGGTTCAAGGCCAGCACATTGATGATTCACTGGTAGCGAGTTGGTTATCCGATGATCCGCTGGTGGTTGCGCACAATGCACAGTTTGATCGTCCTTTCTTTGAAAAGCGGTTTGCCGGATTAGGCCATTTGTCTTGGGCCTGTTCAGCTAGCGGCATAGATTGGAAAGCATTTGGCTTTGAAAGTCGAAAGCTTGAGTACCTGCTGCTTCGCTTAGGTTGGTTTTATGAAGGACATCGAGCTGCAACCGATTGTTTGGCGATGGCCTGGTTGTTCCATTTGTTGCCCGAGTCCGTTGCAAACTTGTTGTCTGAAGCAGACAGGCGAACTGTGTTAGTACGTGCGTTTGGTGCGCCGTTTGATGTAAAGGACTATCTAAAAGAGCGTGGTTACCGCTGGCATGACGGTGTTAAAGGTGCCAACAAACATTGGTGGCGCGAAATCAGCGAAGACGAGTTGCCGCAGGAACAAACTTACCTGGATGATTTGTACCATCGCGGCTCAGAACATGCCCACTATGACTACAAAGGTGCCCGCAATCGATTTAAAGCTTCGTAG
- the umuD gene encoding translesion error-prone DNA polymerase V autoproteolytic subunit, with protein sequence MSVSLIGRSGALAFIKAKRLRIPLFMERVSAGFPSPAQDYVEQTLDLNELCIKRPAATFFVRVEGDSMIDAGIHPDDILVVDRSVQAKHGDIVIAGIHGELTVKELQLWPCVKLIPRNRAYEPIHIPEGTELEIFGVVTNVVRIMRRKS encoded by the coding sequence ATGAGTGTCTCGCTGATAGGCCGTAGCGGCGCACTTGCCTTCATCAAAGCCAAGCGTCTTCGTATTCCATTGTTCATGGAGCGTGTTTCTGCTGGTTTTCCCTCACCAGCGCAGGATTATGTTGAGCAAACGCTCGACCTTAACGAGCTGTGTATTAAGCGCCCGGCTGCAACGTTCTTTGTGCGTGTTGAAGGGGATTCAATGATTGATGCCGGGATTCATCCAGATGATATTCTGGTGGTTGATCGCTCTGTTCAAGCCAAACACGGTGACATTGTCATCGCTGGCATCCATGGTGAACTCACGGTAAAGGAACTTCAACTGTGGCCGTGCGTCAAGCTGATCCCAAGAAACCGGGCGTATGAACCCATCCATATTCCCGAAGGGACAGAGTTAGAGATATTTGGTGTGGTCACCAATGTGGTGCGAATCATGCGCCGCAAGTCGTGA